Proteins found in one Hevea brasiliensis isolate MT/VB/25A 57/8 chromosome 18, ASM3005281v1, whole genome shotgun sequence genomic segment:
- the LOC110642995 gene encoding uncharacterized protein At4g04980 yields MLYVCFDIERFHTWKTYGVGLAILTETRILQLILKMGHLHLPKYHKKEVKGPKMERARRFTGNFILMMELRKKIFKFRDIIDLPPCDGNESINELVSRTMKDLHKFHPDSISRSELSEIKGASIDKVLVYYCEVLRSIGDSWTKNQEWMDKVTSDKFSNIEKLNSEKLVEMALAILNSVINVAKEKFDMMDEDDEQNKDSLPASAFGKVVMGIYSESNTSCCASPVTPTSVLPPRFMGSPSSDEFANISCSSPLLRSLRVQAVGKLNPIDIKRLSFYIPPNMGAQGYSNWNLKNNEETMEEIEAESKSSNQRSNVDDENFEMEASSYSEVTKVAKVDDARKCCTENGSPEIETVGTTETSEELMTPAPPPTPQLIPPISHANVGESLPPPMLQPNVVAPPLPPPPPPPPPPIVLQPNVKAQLPPSTPPVPPPMLQPNKASVGAPLPPPPPMSQPNIAAAAAAAAAGAAKVMPSPPPPPPMTSGTVTAAMPLSPPPPPKTSGTATAAAPPLPPLMTSSKGSKPLRSPPPIAQANGAAPPPPPHIAQAIGAAPPPPPPMARANGAAPPPPPPGAARSLRPKKAQTKLRRSSQMGNLYRILKGKVEGGNPNTKSANGRKGSAPSSNSGKQGMADALAEMTKRSAYFQQIEEDVQMYAKSITELKPAISTFKNKDMTELIKFHQQVESVLENLTDETQVLAKFEGFPQKKLEALRIAAALYTKLNGILSELQNWNIVTPLGQLLDKTERYFNKIKGEMDALERTKDEESKKFQSHNIHFDFHILVQIKESMVDVSSNCMELALQERKKANSKMLWSAFQFAFRVYSFAGGHDDRADKLTRELAHVIDAIPSTVN; encoded by the exons ATGCTGTATGTATGCTTTGATATTGAAAGATTCCACACCTGGAAAACTTATGGTGTTGGCCTAGCAATACTGACAGAAACAAGAATATTGCAGCTGATATTGAAAATGGGTCACCTACACCTACCCAAATATCATAAAAAGGAAGTGAAAGGACCAAAGATGGAACGGGCACGGCGATTTACGGGCAACTTCATCTTGATGATGGAGCTTAGGAAGAAGATCTTTAAATTCAGGGACATCATTGACCTGCCACCCTGTGATGGCAATGAAAGCATAAATGAA TTAGTTTCGAGAACAATGAAAGATCTGCACAAGTTTCACCCTGATAGCATATCCAGAAGCGAACTGTCAGAAATTAAGGGAGCATCTATTGATAAG GTTCTGGTCTACTATTGTGAGGTTTTGAGATCTATTGGAGATTCATGGACCAAGAATCAAGAATGGATGGACAAAGTGACATCTGATAAGTTTAGCAATATTGAAAAACTCAATTCAGAAAAACTTG TTGAAATGGCACTGGCAATACTTAATTCTGTAATTAACGTAGCAAAAGAAAAGTTCGATATGATGGATGAAGATGATGAGCAGAACAAAGATAGTCTACCTGCTAGTGCATTTGGGAAAGTTGTGATGGGGATCTATTCAGAGAGCAACACCTCCTGTTGTGCTTCTCCAGTCACTCCAACATCTGTTCTGCCACCACGGTTTATGGGTTCTCCCAGTTCGGATGAATTTGCAAATATTTCGTGCTCATCACCTCTTCTCCGGTCTTTGAGAGTTCAAGCTGTGGGGAAACTGAACCCAATTGATATAAAACGCCTCTCATTCTACATTCCTCCAAACATGGGAGCTCAAGGCTACAGCAATTGGAATTTAAAGAACAATGAAGAAACAATGGAAGAAATAGAAGCAGAAAGTAAATCCTCGAACCAAAGAAGCAATGTAGatgatgaaaattttgaaatggaaGCAAGCAGCTACTCTGAAGTAACAAAAGTTGCAAAAGTAGATGATGCTAGAAAATGCTGTACAGAAAATGGATCACCAGAGATTGAAACGGTTGGGACAACTGAGACCTCTGAAGAGTTGATGACACCAGCTCCACCGCCTACTCCCCAGCTGATACCACCCATATCACATGCCAATGTAGGAGAATCACTGCCACCTCCTATGCTGCAACCAAATGTAGTAGCCCCAcctcttcctcctcctcctccaccaccaccaccaccaattgTGCTGCAACCAAATGTGAAAGCCCAACTACCACCATCCACACCACCGGTACCTCCACCCATGTTGCAGCCTAATAAAGCATCTGTAGGGGCTCCGCTGCCACCGCCACCCCCTATGTCACAGCCTAAtatagcagcagcagcagcagcagcagcagcaggtgCTGCAAAGGTCATGCCATCTCCGCCACCACCCCCACCTATGACATCAGGAACAGTAACAGCAGCAATGCCACTGTCACCACCTCCACCACCCAAGACATCAGGAACTGCAACAGCAGCAGCACCTCCACTGCCGCCACTCATGACTTCTTCGAAAGGATCAAAGCCATTACGATCACCACCACCCATTGCACAAGCAAATGGAGCtgctccaccaccaccaccacacaTTGCACAAGCAATTGGAGCcgctccaccaccaccaccgcccATGGCACGAGCAAATGGAGCTgctccaccaccacctccacctggtGCAGCAAGATCCTTACGCCCCAAGAAGGCACAGACAAAATTAAGGAGATCAAGCCAAATGGGTAATTTGTATCGGATTCTCAAGGGGAAGGTGGAAGGAGGAAATCCAAACACTAAATCAGCCAACGGAAGAAAGGGTTCGGCTCCGTCCAGCAATAGTGGAAAGCAGGGAATGGCTGATGCACTAGCAGAGATGACAAAGAG ATCAGCATACTTCCAACAAATTGAAGAAGACGTTCAAATGTATGCAAAGTCAATCACAGAGCTGAAGCCTGCCATTAGTACTTTCAAAAATAAGGACATGACTGAGCTGATAAAGTTCCATCAACAGGTTGAATCCGTCCTTGAGAATTTAACTGACGAAACACAG GTGCTTGCCAAGTTTGAAGGTTTCCCCCAAAAAAAGTTGGAAGCATTAAGGATTGCAGCTGCGCTATACACAAAGTTGAATGGAATATTATCTGAACTTCAAAATTGGAATATCGTCACTCCCTTAGGGCAACTGTTGGACAAGACCGAACGTTACTTCAATAAG ATCAAAGGAGAAATGGACGCCTTGGAGAGAACCAAAGATGAGGAATCCAAGAAATTTCAAAGTCACAATATCCACTTTGACTTCCATATTCTTGTGCAGATCAAGGAATCAATGGTGGATGTTTCCTCCAACTGCATGGAACTGGCACTCCAG GAAAGGAAAAAAGCTAATTCTAAAATGCTTTGGAGTGCTTTTCAATTTGCATTCAGAGTTTATTCGTTTGCTGGAGGGCACGATGATCGTGCTGACAAGTTGACGAGGGAATTGGCTCATGTGATAGATGCTATTCCCAGCACCGTTAATTAA
- the LOC110642999 gene encoding COP1-interacting protein 7: MASSINLLDYALFQLTPTRTRFDLVLFSGGKTEKLASGLFEPFISHLKFAKDQICKGGYSIKLCPPTGNATWFTKATFERFVRFVSTPAVLERFVSLEKEILQIERSAQANELSNIDVTGQLEEGSGVAAKSSTRKSSDSSKVKGELERHNDIGPEENSKIQLQRLLETRKTLLRKEQAMAYARGLVAGFEVHNIDDLISFADAFGASRLREACINFKELCKKKHGDGLWMEELAAMEACPPSELSLLGTSGIILNNDASGLNPHIILTLPKGDVPNGSTDASRSDSTASHASFDSKKDDNSATSDQMPSTTTKVQVPMPWSNQIPQYMYNFQNPQQLPPYQGYPFPMQAIPPHYAMAMQWPPNLKESAPVKKEKFLNKKGLEHSGEDGEPESSNSEVGSDSDSYMQRDKRDSSTDASRRKKHRKKSSKTVVIRNINYITPKRRNGEKTSVSDESSSSEDFIDEDSLQQKVDDAIGSLKKLHKSKSSNHGKKGSHKSNHISNGSSDSGLEDLGDGVVSNSSEAGQTNENWDAFQNLLMKDEEANVNGVARLHPMDVPDEHFTVKSLGDGTALANNSTMDLELEKVSKQRMAAGDSFVVTQRDGGSEDQDGMKDIESVENLRPVMKRRDSIDEDLLIPQRMDESRTGLRVILSATESSIIKPGNREDWLVISHSGKPENQTSINEDIIFNGDCMSTSERDYLNVEKGRKNVAIDDSFMIHDRPAVDDLCDSQWKTDISMAADLNSSSQPENGIVKENHEVLGGYEPNDMCVVLERDSGLESARESWTSDHGIDISFMETEIRSSSVETNNDAAKKLPSNCDSTIVKKKESSGRKVPGKEVRPRVLSGSPGNNKTSMLSKSKKPSLPSRPIVQKSKLEKEEEIRKKMEELLIQRQKRIAERSAASGFTPATTKKIPSGSKQVKGSIKYNQNKTHS; the protein is encoded by the exons ATGGCCTCATCAATTAATCTTCTTGACTATGCTCTGTTTCAGCTTACCCCTACTCGAACCAG ATTTGATCTTGTTCTATTCTCTGGAGGCAAGACTGAGAAGTTGGCTTCTGGGTTATTTGAACCCTTCATTTCACACCTCAAATTTGCTAAAGATCAGATTTGCAAAGGTGGGTACTCCATCAAACTCTGCCCACCCACCGGCAATGCTACTTGGTTCACTAAAGCCACTTTTGAGAG ATTTGTGCGTTTTGTTAGCACACCAGCAGTGCTTGAAAGATTTGTCAGCCTAGAAAAAGAAATCTTGCAGATTGAGAGATCAGCTCAAGCCAATGAATTGTCAAACATTGATGTGACTGGACAATTGGAGGAAG GAAGTGGGGTAGCTGCCAAATCTAGCACAAGGAAGTCGAGTGACTCCTCTAAG GTAAAGGGGGAACTAGAGAGACACAATGACATTGGACCAGAAGAAAACTCCAA GATTCAACTCCAACGGCTTCTTGAAACTCGGAAAActttgcttcgcaaagagcaagcTATGGCTTATGCCCGCGGTCTTGTTGCTGGATTTGAAGTGCATAATATAGATGATCTCATTTCCTTTGCAGATGCGTTTGGAGCCTCTCGGTTAAG GGAAGCATGTATTAATTTCAAGGAATTATGTAAaaaaaagcacggagatggtctttggATGGAGGAATTAGCAGCAATGGAAGCATGTCCACCATCGGAATTGTCATTATTGGGAACTTCAGGAATAATACTTAATAATGATGCTAGCGGCCTTAATCCACATATCATACTAACTTTGCCCAAAGGTGATGTGCCAAATGGATCCACAGATGCATCAAGGTCTGATTCAACTGCCAGTCATGCAAGTTTTGACAGCAAAAAGG ATGATAACTCAGCAACATCAGATCAGATGCCATCAACTACCACCAAAGTTCAAGTGCCAATGCCTTGGTCAAATCAGATACCTCAATATATGTATAATTTCCAGAACCCTCAACAACTTCCTCCATACCAAGGATATCCATTCCCAATGCAGGCTATCCCTCCTCATTATGCAATGGCCATGCAGTGGCCTCCCAATCTGAAAGAATCTGCTCCAGTGAAAAAAGAGAAATTTCTGAACAAAAAAGGGCTTGAACATTCAGGAGAAGATGGAGAACCTGAGTCCAGCAACTCTGAGGTAGGGAGTGATTCAGATTCATATATGCAGCGAGACAAAAGGGACTCTTCTACGGATGCTTCTCGCAGGAAAAAGCATAGGAAGAAGTCCTCTAAGACAGTTGTTATCCGTAATATTAACTACATTACTCCAAAGAGAAGAAATGGGGAAAAAACCAGTGTCTCTGATGAATCTTCTTCTTCTGAGGATTTCATTGATGAAGATTCCCTCCAGCAAAAGGTAGATGATGCAATCGGATCATTGAAGAAATTGCACAAGTCAAAGTCAAGTAATCATGGGAAAAAAGGTTCACACAAGAGCAACCACATTTCCAATGGGTCAAGTGACTCTGGTCTCGAGGATTTAGGTGATGGCGTTGTTTCAAATTCTTCAGAGGCAGGACAGACCAATGAGAACTGGGATGCTTTCCAGAACCTCCTGATGAAAGATGAGGAGGCAAATGTTAATGGAGTAGCAAGGTTGCATCCAATGGATGTTCCGGATGAGCATTTTACAGTCAAAAGCTTAGGTGATGGAACTGCATTGGCAAACAACAGTACTATGGACTTGGAATTGGAGAAAGTATCAAAGCAGCGAATGGCTGCAGGTGATTCCTTTGTTGTGACTCAGAGGGATGGGGGATCTGAAGATCAAGATGGGATGAAAGATATTGAAAGTGTGGAGAATCTTAGACCTGTCATGAAGAGAAGGGATTCCATAGATGAAGATCTGCTAATTCCACAGCGAATGGATGAATCGAGAACTGGGCTCAGGGTTATCCTGTCTGCAACTGAGTCATCCATTATTAAGCCTGGAAACAGAGAAGATTGGCTTGTTATCAGCCACTCAGGGAAACCAGAAAACCAGACTTCAATCAATGAGGATATAATCTTTAACGGTGATTGCATGTCTACATCAGAGCGTGATTATTTGAATGTCGAAAAGGGTAGAAAAAATGTAGCTATTGATGATTCTTTCATGATACATGATCGACCAGCAGTTGATGATCTGTGTGATTCTCAGTGGAAAACTGACATCAGCATGGCTGCAGATCTCAATTCATCGTCGCAGCCAGAAAATGGCATTGTAAAAGAAAACCACGAAGTATTGGGTGGTTATGAACCAAATGATATGTGTGTGGTACTTGAACGGGATTCCGGATTAGAATCAGCAAGGGAATCCTGGACTTCAGACCATGGAATTGACATATCCTTCATGGAAACTGAAATAAGGAGCTCTAGTGTTGAAACTAATAATGATGCTGCAAAGAAGCTTCCTTCAAATTGTGACAGCActattgtgaagaaaaaggaaagtAGTGGAAGAAAAGTTCCAGGAAAAGAAGTTAGGCCTAGGGTTTTATCTGGATCCCCTGGAAACAACAAAACTAGCATGTTATCTAAGAGCAAGAAACCGTCACTTCCAAGTAGGCCTATAGTTCAGAAGAGCAAGCTGGAGAAG GAAGAAGAGATTCGGAAGAAGATGGAAGAATTATTGATTCAACGCCAGAAAAGAATTGCAGAAAGAAGTGCAGCTAGTGGCTTTACTCCAGCAACAACCAAGAAAATCCCATCAGGAAGTAAACAAGTGAAAGGCTCCATTAAGTATAACCAGAATAAAACTCATTCATGA
- the LOC110642998 gene encoding probable 2' cyclic ADP-D-ribose synthase BdTIR, whose translation MQRLPSTANNLSRKILHHHHLLHSRVPAIRPPPCDVFINHRGIDTKRTIAGLLFDHLSRLGLNPFLDNKNMKPGDRLFDKIDSAIGECKLGVAVLSPRYADSYFCLHELALIMETKKRIIPIFCDIKPSELRIKDNGTCPSQELQRFTDALEEAKYTVGLTFDSHKGNWSEFLSKATDAIVKNLIELNGEGNRMNRNYFVQNY comes from the exons ATGCAAAGATTGCCCTCCACAGCCAATAACTTGTCTCGTAAAATCTTGCACCACCACCACCTTCTTCACAGCCGAGTACCAGCCATTAGACCACCACCCTGTGATGTTTTTATTAATCATCGAGGAATCGATACCAAAAGAACCATTGCTGGATTGCTCTTTGACCATCTTTCAAGACTCGGCCTTAACCCTTTCTTGGATAACAAGAACATGAAGCCTGGTGATAGGTTATTTGACAAGATTGATTCAGCGATCGGCGAGTGCAAGCTAGGTGTTGCTGTTCTCTCCCCTCGTTATGCCGATTCTTATTTTTGCCTCCACGAGTTGGCTTTGATAATGGAGACCAAGAAAAGAATTATTCCCATTTTTTGCGACATTAAACCTTCTGAGCTTCGCATTAAGGACAATGGAACCTGCCCTTCCCAGGAGCTTCAAAGATTTACAGATGCTCTTGAAGAGGCAAAGTACACAGTGGGACTTACATTTGATTCGCATAAAGG GAACTGGTCGGAATTCTTGTCGAAGGCGACCGATGCAATTGTAAAAAACTTGATTGAACTGAATGGAGAAGGAAATCGCATGAATCGTAATTATTTTGTGCAGAATTACTGA
- the LOC110643006 gene encoding NAC transcription factor 25-like → MESTDSSSGSHHPQLPPGFRFHPTDEELVVYYLKKKAASAPLPVTIIAEVDLYKFDPWELPSKATFGEKEWYFFSPRDRKYPNGARPNRAATSGYWKATGTDKPILTSNGAQKVGVKKALVFYGGKPPKGIKTNWIMHEYCLVDNKNDNKSASKLPGVDSVTKKRSLRLDDWVLCRIYKKSNSQRPMERDEKDSMEGLFSTLPIIHLKPPAPASYVSVLENEENFFEGILTGNDGMQNSSNISRHQFPSSRPKPHISTIPSVSTSNNTLPVKRQLPSEQYWNEAAAAGSSMAASSEKRFHGDLNSCSTATEDNTSFVSLLSQIPQGTPFHPNTFLGSLGDSVLRQQFQIPSMNLNSQ, encoded by the exons ATGGAGAGCACCGATTCTTCCTCCGGCTCCCACCACCCCCAGCTGCCGCCGGGATTCCGCTTCCACCCCACCGATGAAGAGCTAGTCGTCTACTATCTTAAAAAGAAGGCTGCTTCAGCTCCTCTCCCTGTCACCATCATCGCTGAGGTTGATCTCTACAAGTTTGATCCTTGGGAGCTACCAA GTAAGGCTACGTTTGGAGAGAAGGAGTGGTACTTTTTCAGTCCTAGAGATCGGAAATACCCCAATGGGGCTAGGCCTAATCGGGCTGCAACTTCTGGGTATTGGAAGGCCACCGGAACAGATAAGCCTATACTAACTTCTAATGGAGCTCAAAAGGTTGGTGTGAAGAAAGCACTGGTTTTTTATGGTGGTAAGCCTCCTAAAGGGATTAAAACTAATTGGATTATGCATGAATACTGTCTTGTggataataaaaatgataataagTCTGCTTCAAAACTTCCTGGTGTTGATTCAGTGACCAAGAAACGCTCTTTAAGG CTTGATGATTGGGTTTTATGCCGGATTTACAAGAAAAGCAACTCTCAAAGACCTATGGAGAGGGACGAGAAGGATTCAATGGAGGGTTTGTTTTCTACACTTCCAATAATACATCTAAAACCCCCTGCACCTGCAAGTTATGTCTCTGTACTTGAaaatgaagagaatttctttgaagggATACTAACAGGAAATGATGGCATGCAAAATAGCTCCAATATTTCACGTCATCAGTTTCCCTCTTCAAGACCTAAGCCACATATATCCACCATACCCTCTGTTTCTACTTCCAACAATACTCTCCCAGTAAAACGACAGCTCCCATCTGAACAATACTGGAATGAAGCTGCTGCTGCAGGATCATCCATGGCAGCTTCCTCAGAGAAGCGTTTTCATGGTGATCTTAACAGTTGTAGCACTGCTACTGAGGATAACACCTCCTTTGTTTCTTTGCTCAGCCAGATTCCACAGGGTACACCATTTCACCCTAATACCTTTCTTGGCTCCCTTGGTGATAGCGTTTTGAGACAACAGTTTCAGATTCCCAGCATGAACTTGAACTCACAATAA